In Methylomonas sp. MK1, the following are encoded in one genomic region:
- a CDS encoding HAD family hydrolase — protein MSLAIFDLDNTLIADDSDFLWGQFLVDRGIVDKEQYEQANKKFYEDYKQGTLDIVEFLHFSLAPLAQHDAEQLYRWRAEFVETLIEPITLDAARTLVEKHRAAGDTLLVITATNRFVTEPIVKLYGIDNLLATTPEFVDGRYTGKFNGTPCFQRGKVVQLNDWLANSTETLAGSWFYSDSHNDLPLLNLVDQPVAVDPDEKLREVARQANWPIISLRK, from the coding sequence GTGAGCTTAGCGATTTTTGATCTGGATAACACGCTGATCGCCGATGACAGCGATTTTTTATGGGGCCAATTCTTGGTCGACCGCGGCATTGTCGACAAAGAGCAGTATGAACAGGCCAATAAAAAATTCTACGAGGATTACAAACAGGGCACGTTGGATATTGTCGAGTTTTTGCATTTCTCACTGGCGCCGCTGGCGCAGCACGACGCCGAGCAACTGTACCGCTGGCGCGCGGAATTCGTCGAAACGCTGATCGAGCCGATCACACTCGACGCCGCACGGACTTTGGTAGAAAAGCATCGAGCGGCCGGCGATACCTTACTGGTGATCACCGCCACCAATCGCTTCGTCACCGAACCTATTGTGAAACTTTACGGTATCGACAACCTACTGGCTACCACACCGGAATTTGTCGATGGTCGCTACACCGGGAAATTCAACGGTACGCCTTGCTTTCAGCGAGGAAAAGTCGTGCAGCTAAACGACTGGTTGGCCAATTCCACGGAAACGCTGGCAGGCAGTTGGTTCTACAGCGATTCGCATAACGATTTGCCGCTATTGAACTTGGTCGATCAACCGGTTGCCGTCGATCCCGACGAAAAACTACGGGAAGTTGCTCGGCAAGCAAACTGGCCGATTATTAGCTTGAGGAAATAG
- a CDS encoding c-type cytochrome yields MKKSFGLLVGAALIAISGQVAANEAEEIGAKIYERAFGRGCGACHDIASNPQLSALISAGKLPKDQFAKVLKEGKNGMPKAVAAIMEVGPVKKAGYTEDQAIDAVYEYLKK; encoded by the coding sequence ATGAAAAAATCATTCGGTTTATTAGTAGGCGCAGCTTTGATCGCTATCAGCGGACAAGTTGCAGCTAACGAAGCGGAAGAAATCGGCGCGAAAATTTATGAGCGTGCTTTCGGTCGTGGCTGCGGCGCTTGCCATGACATCGCTTCCAACCCACAATTATCGGCTTTGATCAGCGCCGGCAAACTGCCTAAAGACCAGTTCGCTAAAGTTCTGAAGGAAGGCAAAAACGGTATGCCTAAAGCTGTTGCAGCTATCATGGAAGTCGGCCCTGTGAAAAAAGCAGGTTACACCGAAGACCAAGCTATCGATGCCGTTTACGAATATCTGAAAAAATAA
- a CDS encoding GDP-mannose mannosyl hydrolase: MLDKQDFLTVVKNTPLVSIDLIVRSSKDEILMGMRVNEPAAGYWFVPGGRIFKSETLEDAFQRITETELGTAYSMESADLLGAFTHLYETNFAKQPGISTHYVVLGYQLQLDIDINQLPAQQHSNYRWFGKHEDLSEVHPNSQAYYPYLR; this comes from the coding sequence ATGCTCGATAAACAGGATTTTCTGACAGTCGTAAAAAACACCCCCTTAGTCTCTATCGATTTAATTGTACGTTCCAGCAAGGACGAAATATTGATGGGCATGCGCGTGAATGAACCGGCGGCGGGCTATTGGTTCGTGCCCGGCGGCAGAATTTTTAAATCCGAAACCCTGGAAGATGCGTTTCAAAGAATCACTGAAACCGAATTGGGCACTGCCTACAGCATGGAAAGCGCTGATTTACTCGGTGCATTCACCCATCTGTATGAGACTAATTTTGCCAAACAGCCGGGTATAAGTACCCATTACGTGGTTTTGGGCTATCAATTGCAGCTGGATATCGATATTAATCAGTTACCGGCACAACAACATTCTAATTACCGTTGGTTTGGCAAACATGAAGACTTGAGTGAAGTTCATCCTAACAGCCAAGCCTACTATCCCTATCTGCGCTGA
- a CDS encoding RNA pyrophosphohydrolase: MIDSKGYRPNVGIILCNDEGRVFWAKRKGANSWQFPQGGIDGDEDPETAMYRELWEETGLCAEHVQLLGRTRYWLRYKLPDRYIRKNSTPLCIGQKQIWFILRLMTDESNVRFDCGHKQEFDNWKWVEYWYPLKDVVYFKRRVYRKAMDELGALLIANDVGVNAESYLSGRLAFG; the protein is encoded by the coding sequence ATGATAGACTCGAAAGGATACCGGCCTAATGTCGGCATTATCCTTTGCAATGACGAGGGTCGTGTGTTCTGGGCAAAGCGCAAGGGCGCTAATTCGTGGCAGTTTCCGCAAGGCGGAATTGATGGCGACGAGGATCCGGAAACCGCGATGTATCGGGAGTTGTGGGAGGAAACCGGCTTGTGTGCAGAGCATGTGCAGTTGCTGGGGCGCACCCGTTATTGGTTGCGCTATAAATTGCCGGATCGGTATATCCGCAAAAATTCTACACCCTTGTGCATCGGTCAGAAGCAGATTTGGTTTATTTTGCGCTTGATGACAGATGAATCGAATGTCAGGTTCGATTGCGGGCACAAGCAGGAGTTCGATAACTGGAAGTGGGTGGAGTACTGGTATCCGCTGAAAGACGTGGTTTACTTCAAACGCCGGGTGTACCGCAAAGCGATGGACGAATTAGGAGCTTTGCTGATTGCCAACGATGTGGGCGTCAACGCCGAGAGTTATTTGTCCGGAAGATTGGCGTTTGGTTAG
- the cysG gene encoding siroheme synthase CysG: MDYFPLFLKLKDQPCLVVGAGEIASRKIELLAKTGARITVVALEIGASVAEMGQDNRVVIQEKAFAADDVKGMRVVISATNQRTINEAVAQAATAQNIPVNVVDNPDLCSFIFPAIVDRSPLIVAVSSGGVSPVLARLLRSKVESAIPGAFGLLAQFAEDFRALVKERLNEPNRRRVFWEDALQGHIAELVFSGRREQAATELQAKLDAAEQTQNRGEVYLIGAGPGDPDLLTFRALRLMQQADVIVYDRLVSQEILEMARRDAEKIYVGKQRSNHSLPQESINELLANLALSGKRVARLKGGDPFIFGRGGEEIETLMQQGIQFQVVPGITAAAGCASYAGIPLTHRDHAQSCTFVTGHLKDGNINLNWSQLASPNQTIVIYMGLVGLETICQSLIVHGCPADQPIALIQQGTTRHQRVITGTLGDMPKRVENADIKPPTLIIVGTVVRLRKQLEWFQPDQN; encoded by the coding sequence ATGGATTACTTCCCGCTTTTCTTAAAACTAAAAGACCAGCCATGCCTGGTTGTAGGCGCCGGCGAAATCGCCTCGCGTAAAATCGAGCTATTGGCAAAAACCGGGGCGCGAATTACCGTGGTAGCTTTGGAAATTGGCGCCAGCGTCGCAGAGATGGGCCAAGATAATCGCGTAGTTATCCAAGAAAAAGCCTTTGCAGCGGATGATGTGAAAGGCATGCGCGTGGTTATATCCGCCACCAACCAGCGCACGATCAACGAAGCGGTCGCTCAAGCGGCTACAGCGCAGAATATTCCAGTGAACGTGGTCGATAATCCTGATTTGTGCAGTTTCATCTTTCCGGCGATTGTTGATCGCTCGCCATTAATCGTAGCCGTGTCTTCTGGCGGCGTCTCCCCGGTGCTGGCACGTTTGCTACGCTCCAAGGTGGAAAGCGCCATTCCCGGCGCGTTCGGGCTACTAGCGCAGTTTGCCGAGGATTTTCGAGCGTTGGTTAAGGAACGGCTAAATGAACCCAACCGCCGCCGCGTGTTCTGGGAAGATGCTTTGCAGGGCCATATCGCAGAACTGGTGTTCTCCGGCCGCCGCGAGCAAGCTGCCACAGAATTGCAAGCCAAACTCGATGCAGCGGAGCAGACGCAAAATCGCGGCGAAGTGTATTTAATTGGCGCCGGCCCCGGCGATCCGGATTTGTTGACTTTCCGAGCCCTGCGTTTAATGCAGCAAGCGGATGTAATTGTCTATGATCGGCTGGTGTCCCAGGAGATACTGGAGATGGCGCGCCGTGACGCCGAAAAAATCTACGTGGGCAAACAACGCAGCAATCACAGCCTGCCGCAAGAATCGATCAACGAACTACTGGCGAATCTGGCCCTCTCGGGGAAACGCGTCGCCCGGCTGAAAGGCGGAGATCCGTTTATTTTCGGCCGTGGCGGCGAGGAAATCGAAACCCTGATGCAACAAGGCATTCAATTTCAGGTCGTGCCCGGCATTACCGCCGCAGCCGGCTGCGCCAGCTATGCCGGCATACCGCTGACGCATCGCGATCATGCGCAGTCCTGTACCTTTGTGACCGGGCATTTGAAAGACGGCAATATCAACCTGAACTGGAGCCAGCTGGCCTCGCCCAATCAGACCATCGTGATCTACATGGGTCTGGTTGGATTGGAGACTATCTGCCAATCGTTGATAGTACACGGCTGCCCCGCCGATCAGCCGATTGCGCTGATTCAACAAGGCACTACCCGCCATCAACGGGTCATTACCGGCACCCTGGGGGATATGCCTAAACGCGTCGAAAACGCAGACATCAAACCGCCGACCTTGATCATAGTCGGCACTGTGGTGCGCCTGCGCAAACAGTTGGAATGGTTTCAACCCGATCAAAACTAA
- the cpdA gene encoding 3',5'-cyclic-AMP phosphodiesterase — MAILKVLQLTDLHILPHAGDKMLGIDTEQYFQQTLAHAHATHGPFDLILLTGDLGQDPSADSYRRICKHLQTYQTPCLCLPGNHDNWELMETELNVGFVSCRKHLLLKNWQIIALNSQKPGSPAGFLSQEELVFLQQTLSTNDMPALLAVHHHCVASGSSWMDTMQIENGEALLAIAERFVQVKAITCGHLHQEMQTNHEQIAIFATPASCFQFKPFATEFALDELAPGYRVFELGDDGDLRSRCYRLPISMNDLQTNLHSY, encoded by the coding sequence ATGGCAATCTTAAAAGTATTGCAGCTGACAGACCTGCATATATTGCCGCATGCCGGCGATAAAATGCTCGGCATAGACACCGAACAGTATTTCCAACAGACCCTAGCCCACGCGCATGCCACTCACGGCCCATTCGATCTGATTTTATTAACCGGTGATTTGGGCCAAGACCCTAGCGCTGATAGCTACCGGCGAATTTGCAAGCATCTGCAAACTTATCAAACACCTTGCCTGTGTTTGCCGGGCAATCATGACAACTGGGAACTGATGGAAACCGAGCTGAACGTAGGCTTCGTCAGTTGCCGCAAACACCTGCTGCTAAAAAATTGGCAGATTATTGCTTTAAACAGCCAAAAACCGGGCAGCCCCGCTGGGTTTTTATCACAGGAAGAACTGGTATTTTTACAGCAAACGCTAAGCACAAATGACATGCCTGCCCTGCTGGCGGTACACCATCATTGCGTTGCCAGCGGGAGCAGTTGGATGGATACGATGCAAATAGAGAACGGTGAGGCATTGCTGGCAATAGCGGAACGCTTTGTGCAGGTTAAAGCCATCACCTGCGGTCATTTACATCAGGAAATGCAAACTAATCATGAACAAATAGCAATATTCGCCACACCGGCCAGCTGTTTTCAGTTCAAACCGTTTGCCACCGAGTTTGCACTGGACGAGTTAGCACCCGGCTACAGGGTCTTCGAATTGGGCGATGACGGCGACTTGCGATCCCGGTGCTATCGCCTGCCCATCAGCATGAACGACTTACAAACCAACTTGCACAGTTACTAA
- a CDS encoding sulfurtransferase TusA family protein: MIEFDLEVDASGLQCPLPLLRLKKAIMEVESGRVVKVIATDPAAHLDFGVYIDQAGHIPLKIFKEADKQVFFIQKK; encoded by the coding sequence ATGATCGAATTTGATTTGGAAGTCGATGCCAGCGGGTTGCAATGTCCGTTACCGTTGCTGCGTTTGAAAAAGGCGATTATGGAAGTGGAAAGCGGCAGGGTAGTCAAAGTGATTGCTACCGATCCGGCGGCCCATTTGGACTTTGGTGTCTATATCGATCAGGCCGGACATATCCCGCTGAAGATATTCAAGGAAGCCGACAAACAAGTGTTCTTTATACAGAAAAAATAG
- the argA gene encoding amino-acid N-acetyltransferase — MEHQSTFVNWFRNSSPYIHAHRNRTFVIFFGGNAVTEPDFDNLIHDFALLRSLGVRLVLVHGIRPQIDEQVTGHGNTPQFHHHLRITDATTLQYVKQAAGLVRVEIEALLSMGVSGSPMAGAKIRVASGNFVTAKPLGVLDGIDYCHTGKVRRIDAQAIHQQLDQQNVVLISPIGYSPSGEVFNLSAEEVATEVAIALQAEKLILLTEQNCVSPSDNGPIQQLTTAQVSALLEDAPTVPDEVARSLRAAMQSCEKGVQRAHLINRHVDGALLLELFTRDGIGTLISSTAFETIRPATLDDIGGIMELIKPLEQQGILVKRSREKLEMEIGDYIVIERDGLIIGCTAFHVMNDGNSAEIACLAVHADYQKGARGNSLLEYLGNKAKTEHIHRLFVRSTQTVHWFVERGFAPCDIDDLPEPMKSAYNYQRNSKVLYKDV; from the coding sequence ATGGAACATCAATCAACTTTCGTTAATTGGTTCAGAAATTCATCGCCCTACATCCACGCGCACCGCAACCGCACCTTTGTGATTTTTTTCGGTGGCAACGCGGTGACGGAGCCGGATTTCGACAATCTGATTCACGACTTCGCGTTGCTGAGAAGCCTGGGTGTCAGGCTGGTGCTGGTGCACGGCATTCGCCCACAGATCGACGAACAAGTCACCGGACATGGCAACACACCGCAGTTTCACCACCATTTACGCATCACCGATGCGACCACACTACAATATGTGAAGCAAGCGGCAGGACTCGTGCGGGTGGAAATTGAAGCGCTGTTATCGATGGGTGTTTCCGGCTCGCCGATGGCTGGTGCGAAGATACGCGTGGCGTCCGGCAATTTTGTTACCGCCAAACCTTTGGGGGTATTGGACGGCATCGACTATTGCCATACCGGCAAAGTGCGGCGCATCGACGCCCAAGCCATCCATCAACAATTGGATCAACAAAACGTAGTACTGATTTCGCCTATCGGCTATTCGCCCAGCGGCGAGGTATTCAATCTGTCGGCCGAGGAAGTGGCAACCGAAGTAGCCATCGCCTTGCAAGCCGAAAAGTTGATTTTGTTGACCGAACAAAACTGCGTATCGCCCAGTGATAATGGCCCCATCCAACAGCTCACCACAGCTCAAGTTTCAGCACTATTGGAAGATGCGCCAACAGTGCCGGATGAAGTTGCCCGCTCGCTGCGCGCCGCGATGCAAAGCTGTGAAAAAGGCGTACAGCGTGCGCACTTGATCAATCGGCATGTGGATGGCGCCCTGCTTCTTGAACTGTTTACCCGCGACGGTATCGGTACGCTGATCAGTTCGACGGCATTCGAAACCATACGACCGGCGACATTGGACGACATCGGCGGCATCATGGAGTTGATCAAACCTTTGGAACAGCAAGGCATCCTGGTCAAGCGTTCGCGAGAAAAACTGGAAATGGAAATCGGCGACTACATCGTCATCGAGCGCGACGGCTTGATCATCGGCTGCACGGCGTTTCACGTAATGAACGACGGCAACAGCGCGGAAATCGCTTGTCTGGCGGTGCATGCCGACTATCAAAAAGGCGCGCGCGGCAACAGCTTACTGGAGTATCTCGGCAATAAAGCCAAAACCGAGCATATCCACCGCTTGTTCGTGCGTTCCACACAAACCGTGCATTGGTTTGTCGAACGCGGTTTTGCACCCTGCGACATCGACGATTTGCCCGAGCCGATGAAAAGCGCTTACAACTATCAGCGCAATTCCAAGGTATTGTATAAAGACGTTTAA